The following coding sequences are from one Mytilus trossulus isolate FHL-02 chromosome 8, PNRI_Mtr1.1.1.hap1, whole genome shotgun sequence window:
- the LOC134727633 gene encoding neuronal acetylcholine receptor subunit alpha-6-like, with the protein MTNEIRIICLLLTIRNVFCQTSDDAKNLFTELFKNYNKQVRPINDQYDAIRVIVDFEMSSIHALDEVAEKIAVAGHLNLIWWDEQLVWNRSANNDIYDILVLQDTIWKPDIVLKNGFHQFEELGGSFYYVRVENDGLVFWYPYHVFESQCSIDVTFYPFDEQTCHIIFTIWTYRYYEVEIDPDSIFYLGDYIENSLWEMTSTSVQVQRVLSSSEIIFTINLRRKPMYYTVNIIIPLIFLGILNSLVFIIPADAGEKMSYSVTVFLAFAVFLTIITAQLPVNSESTSILSIYIVIQLSYCILVLIVNSFQLRIHHRHEGNEKSKIFVFAIKLQRRICCWRNKIQYDTNEIERINNEDTIAIENATPQRNHNEEAIKWRDQN; encoded by the exons ATGACAAACGAAATACGCATTATTTGTTTACTGTTGACAATACgcaatgttttttgtcaaacttCAGATGATGCCAAAAATCTGTTCACCgaattattcaaaaattacaataaacaaGTAAGACCGATAAACGACCAATATGATGCCATACGAGTTATTGTCGATTTCGAGATGTCCAGCATTCATGCACTTGATGAAGTGGCAGAAAAAATAGCTGTTGCGGGTCATTTGAATCTGATATGGTGGGATGAACAACTCGTTTGGAATAGATCGGCTAACAATGATATCTACGACATATTAGTTCTGCAG GATACGATTTGGAAACcggatattgttttaaaaaatggtttCCACCAATTTGAAGAATTGGGCGGAAGTTTTTATTATGTCCGTGTTGAAAACGACGGTCTAGTATTTTGGTATCCATATCACGTCTTTGAAAGTCAATGTTCCATAGATGTCACTTTTTATCCATTTGATGAGCAGACCTGTCATATTATATTTACGATTTGGACATATCGATATTATGAAGTTGAAATAGATcctgattcaatattttatcttggAGATTATATAGAGAATAGCTTATGGGAAATGACTTCAACTTCGGTGCAGGTGCAGAGGGTATTAAGTAGCAGTGagatcattttcacaattaatcTACGCCGTAAACCTATGTATTACACAGTAAATATTATCATACCTTTAATATTCCTTGGCATTCTTAATTCTTTAGTATTTATTATCCCTGCCGATGCAGGCGAGAAAATGTCATATTCAGTTACTGTGTTTTTGGCGTTCGCggtatttttaacaataataacaGCCCAACTGCCCGTCAACTCAGAAAGCACATCTATCCTGAGTATTTACATCGTGATTCAACTCAGTTACTGTATTTTAGTTCTTATTGTTAATTCATTCCAGCTTAGAATACACCATAGACATGAAGGCAacgaaaaatctaaaatatttgtttttgctattaAACTTCAGAGAAGAATTTGTTGCTGGAGAAATAAGATACAATATGATACAAACGAGATAGAACGCATCAACAATGAAGATACGATTGCAATTGAAAATGCCACCCCTCAAAGGAATCACAACGAAGAAGCAATTAAATGGCGTGAT CAGAATTGA